From a single Amphiprion ocellaris isolate individual 3 ecotype Okinawa chromosome 18, ASM2253959v1, whole genome shotgun sequence genomic region:
- the LOC111571627 gene encoding cytochrome c oxidase assembly protein COX19, whose amino-acid sequence MSTAMNFGSKSFKPRAPDKGAFPLDHFGECKAFKDTFMKCLRDNHFDNSKCRLQSKDYLECRMDHQLMAKEPLEKLGFRDLMDPPPSQADKDSKP is encoded by the exons ATGTCTACTGCTATGAATTTCGGCTCCAAGAGTTTTAAACCTCGAGCTCCCGACAAAGGCGCATTTCCTCTGGATCATTTTG GAGAGTGTAAAGCCTTCAAAGACACATTCATGAAATGTCTGCGAGACAACCACTTTGACAACTCCAAGTGCCGATTGCAGTCCAAAGACTATCTGGAGTGCCGGATGGACCA TCAGCTGATGGCCAAGGAGCCTCTGGAGAAACTAGGATTCAGGGACCTGATGGATCCTCCTCCCAGCCAGGCGGACAAAGACTCTAAaccctga